A single window of Pyxicephalus adspersus chromosome 10, UCB_Pads_2.0, whole genome shotgun sequence DNA harbors:
- the RAB11FIP2 gene encoding rab11 family-interacting protein 2, whose product MRNNMTASMFDLSMKDKSRSPFARLKDKMKGRKPDGSDTSSAIIPSTSQLHGTQYTDGTEMPPHKTKPKKPYLLGPQRLSSAHSMSDLVGPPPSRLSSSGGAGKQPLDSISSAEESGGLKSPHRRTMSVDTSKDNQAESIQPRSDWSSHEPVLSSPIPQKFATLPRQWAPGDERAEIWDSSGTAPGTYSKTMEGRRDGKKKEKVSLFERVTGKKDAKRLERQSQDTSDWGPESRGLDGALQTLAPSYESTNPFRVGSHPPEQRSFQKLGTFEVSAQVGSGRGLDSYLPPHGSLDQNPLEGSGLYNHLTRSEVERELFKHKELLKKKDSHIRELEDYIDNLLVRVMEETPSILRVPYVPSRKAGKFNQS is encoded by the exons ATGAGGAACAATATGACGGCCAGCATGTTCGACCTCTCCATGAAGGACAAAAGTCGCTCGCCATTCGCTCGTCTGAAAGACAAGATGAAGGGAAGGAAGCCGGATGGGTCAGACACCTCTTCTGCCATCATTCCCAGCACAAGTCAACTCCATGGCACACAGTACACTGATGGCACTGAAATGCCACCACACAAGACTAAACCCAAGAAGCCTTACCTTCTGGGGCCCCAGCGCCTGTCTTCTGCCCATTCCATGTCTGATTTAGTCGGCCCTCCACCCTCCCGGCTCAGTTCCAGTGGGGGAGCAGGGAAACAGCCATTGGACTCCATTAGCTCTGCAGAGGAGAGTG GTGGCCTGAAGTCACCTCACAGAAGAACAATGAGCGTAGACACGTCCAAAGACAACCAGGCAGAGAGCATTCAGCCCAGAAGTGATTGGAGCAGCCATGAGCCAGTTCTCAGCAGCCCCATTCCTCAGAAATTTGCTACTCTCCCTCGGCAATGGGCTCCTGGTGATGAGCGGGCAGAAATATGGGACAGCTCCGGCACAGCTCCAGGAACTTATTCAAAGACAATGGAGGGCAGGAGAGatgggaagaagaaggaaaaagtgaGTCTGTTTGAGAGAGTGACAGGGAAGAAAGATGCCAAAAGGTTGGAGCGGCAGAGCCAGGACACTTCTGATTGGGGTCCGGAGAGCCGAGGTTTAGACGGTGCCCTTCAAACACTGGCACCCAGCTACGAGTCCACCAATCCCTTTCGAGTGGGGAGTCACCCTCCGGAACAGCG ttcttTCCAAAAACTCGGCACATTTGAGGTTTCAGCACAAGTTGGAAGTGGCAGAGGACTGGATTCATACCTTCCCCCCCATGGATCACTG GACCAGAATCCATTAGAAGGATCCGGTTTGTACAATCATCTGACCCGCTCTGAGGTGGAGCGGGAGCTGTTCAAGCACAAGGAACTTCTGAAGAAGAAGGACAGTCACATTCGGGAACTGGAGGACTACATTGACAACTTGTTGGTGCGGGTGATGGAAGAGACACCCAGCATTCTGAGAGTGCCCTATGTGCCTTCAAGGAAAGCTGGCAAATTCAACCAGAGTTAG